A window of Costertonia aggregata contains these coding sequences:
- the infB gene encoding translation initiation factor IF-2, producing MAETATIRLNKVLRELNISLDRAVDFLSSKGHDVEARPTTKISNEVYQVLLDEFQTDMSKKVASKEVGEEKRKEKEAIRVQLEQEQEERRLAREKRAAANEIVKAKAELAGPKTVGKIDLDAKKKPVKETTLEEKPEPEEVKQEPQKEVAKEVAEEVESTKVKAEEKAVEVKKTEEDKVEEPEVIETQYKKLSGPKIAGDKIDLSKFEKPKKKKEAPKSKDAGGDRKKRRRRIVSNTGNNNQGGAKGTRTPGRKGIGQRQTVSKSEPTEEEVQKQVRETLEKLQGKSKKGKGAKYRRDKRDQHRQQTEADLEQQELESKILKVTEFVTVNEVATMMDISPMQIISACMSLGIMVTMNQRLDAETLTIVADEFGYEVEFVTADIEEAIVEEEDAPEDLKHRAPIVTVMGHVDHGKTSLLDYVREANVIAGESGGITQHIGAYGVTLEDGQKITFLDTPGHEAFTAMRARGAQVTDIAVIVIAADDDIMPQTKEAISHAQAAGVPIVFAINKIDRPTANPDKIKEGLAQMNLLVEDWGGKIQSHDISAKTGEGVKELLEKVLLEAELLELKANPDKLASGTVVEAFLDKGRGYVSTILVQAGTLQVGDYVLAGTCSGKVKAMQDERGRDIEKAGPATPISILGLDGAPQAGDKFSIFEDEREAKNIATKRSQLQREQSVRTQRHITLDEIGRRIALGDFKELNIILKGDVDGSVEALTDSFQKLSTDEIQLNVIHKGVGPITESDVLLATASDAIIIGFNVRPMGNARSIADKEEIDIRMYSIIYDAINDLKDAMEGMLSPEMKEEITGTAEIRETFKISKVGTIAGCMVTSGKIYRSSNIRLIRDGVVIYTGELASLKRFKDDVKEVAKGYDCGLQIKNYNDIKELDIVEAYQEVAVKKKLKSK from the coding sequence ATGGCAGAAACTGCAACAATAAGGCTTAATAAAGTTCTGAGAGAGCTTAATATTTCATTGGACAGGGCGGTAGATTTTCTATCTTCCAAAGGTCACGATGTGGAGGCTAGGCCCACCACGAAAATTTCCAATGAGGTATATCAAGTGCTTTTGGATGAGTTCCAAACGGATATGAGCAAGAAAGTTGCATCCAAGGAAGTCGGTGAAGAGAAGCGGAAGGAAAAAGAGGCGATACGGGTTCAGTTAGAGCAAGAGCAGGAGGAAAGAAGACTCGCGCGCGAAAAAAGAGCTGCCGCAAATGAAATCGTAAAAGCAAAGGCTGAACTTGCCGGCCCCAAAACTGTTGGTAAAATAGATTTGGATGCGAAAAAGAAACCGGTAAAGGAGACAACTTTAGAAGAAAAACCCGAACCGGAAGAGGTCAAGCAAGAACCTCAAAAAGAGGTTGCTAAAGAGGTTGCGGAAGAAGTTGAATCAACCAAAGTAAAAGCTGAGGAAAAGGCTGTCGAGGTTAAAAAAACCGAGGAAGACAAAGTTGAGGAGCCAGAAGTTATAGAAACCCAATACAAAAAACTTTCAGGCCCTAAAATTGCAGGAGATAAAATTGACCTTTCCAAGTTTGAAAAGCCCAAAAAGAAAAAAGAAGCGCCTAAAAGCAAAGATGCGGGAGGTGATAGAAAAAAACGAAGGAGACGAATAGTAAGCAATACAGGAAACAATAACCAAGGTGGCGCAAAAGGCACAAGAACTCCTGGTAGAAAAGGTATAGGTCAACGTCAAACAGTTTCCAAAAGTGAACCTACCGAAGAGGAAGTTCAAAAACAAGTAAGGGAGACCTTGGAAAAACTGCAAGGTAAATCCAAAAAAGGTAAAGGAGCCAAATATAGAAGGGACAAAAGGGATCAGCACAGGCAACAAACCGAAGCGGATCTTGAACAGCAGGAATTGGAAAGCAAAATCCTAAAGGTAACTGAATTCGTAACTGTAAACGAAGTGGCTACCATGATGGATATCTCGCCGATGCAAATCATATCTGCCTGCATGTCCTTGGGTATTATGGTTACCATGAACCAACGATTGGATGCTGAAACGCTCACTATAGTTGCCGATGAATTTGGGTATGAAGTTGAATTTGTAACCGCGGATATTGAAGAGGCCATTGTTGAAGAGGAAGATGCCCCTGAGGATTTGAAGCACAGAGCTCCGATTGTAACCGTAATGGGCCATGTAGACCATGGTAAGACGTCATTGTTGGATTATGTGCGTGAAGCAAATGTTATCGCCGGCGAGAGCGGTGGTATTACCCAGCATATTGGTGCATATGGGGTCACTCTGGAAGACGGACAAAAAATCACGTTCTTGGATACACCTGGTCACGAAGCCTTTACGGCCATGCGTGCAAGAGGTGCCCAGGTTACCGATATTGCCGTTATCGTAATTGCGGCTGACGACGATATTATGCCGCAAACCAAAGAGGCCATAAGTCACGCCCAAGCAGCTGGTGTTCCGATTGTTTTTGCTATCAACAAAATAGACAGGCCAACTGCCAATCCAGATAAAATTAAGGAAGGTCTTGCCCAAATGAACCTCTTGGTAGAGGATTGGGGCGGCAAAATACAATCCCATGATATCTCTGCCAAAACTGGGGAGGGTGTCAAAGAACTACTGGAAAAAGTATTATTGGAGGCTGAACTTTTAGAATTGAAAGCAAATCCCGATAAATTGGCTTCTGGTACGGTCGTTGAAGCTTTCCTGGATAAGGGCAGGGGCTATGTTTCCACTATTTTGGTACAGGCGGGTACCCTACAAGTAGGCGATTATGTGCTGGCAGGAACATGCAGCGGTAAGGTAAAAGCCATGCAAGATGAACGTGGTAGGGATATAGAGAAGGCCGGCCCGGCAACCCCTATATCAATTTTAGGACTTGATGGTGCTCCTCAGGCAGGGGACAAGTTTTCTATATTTGAAGATGAGAGAGAAGCTAAGAACATAGCGACTAAAAGAAGTCAGTTGCAACGTGAACAATCCGTTAGGACGCAGCGTCACATTACATTGGACGAGATCGGTCGCCGTATCGCATTAGGTGATTTCAAGGAATTGAATATTATACTCAAAGGTGATGTGGACGGCTCTGTCGAGGCCTTAACGGATTCTTTCCAGAAGTTGTCCACCGATGAAATTCAATTGAACGTAATCCACAAAGGAGTTGGCCCAATCACCGAGTCAGATGTACTGTTGGCCACAGCATCAGATGCTATTATTATCGGGTTTAACGTGAGGCCGATGGGCAATGCTAGGTCAATAGCGGACAAGGAGGAAATCGATATCAGAATGTACTCTATCATTTACGATGCCATTAACGACCTTAAAGACGCTATGGAAGGTATGCTTTCTCCGGAAATGAAGGAGGAAATTACCGGTACTGCCGAGATACGCGAGACTTTCAAGATCTCCAAAGTTGGTACCATTGCAGGGTGTATGGTAACCAGTGGTAAAATATACAGAAGTTCGAATATTAGGTTAATACGTGACGGAGTCGTTATTTACACTGGTGAGCTTGCTTCTTTAAAGCGTTTTAAGGACGATGTCAAAGAAGTTGCCAAAGGATATGATTGTGGACTACAGATTAAAAACTACAATGACATTAAGGAGCTTGATATCGTAGAAGCCTACCAAGAAGTTGCAGTAAAGAAAAAGCTGAAATCCAAATAG
- the nusA gene encoding transcription termination factor NusA, which translates to MENIALIESFSEFKDDKFIDRVTLMAILEDVFRNALKKKFGSDDNFDIIINPDKGDLEIWRNRVVVEDGEVEEPNEEISLSEARKIEPDFEVGEDVSEEVKLMHLGRRAILALRQNLISKIHEHDNTTIYKQFKDLEGEIYTAEVHHIRHKAIILLDDEGNEIILPKDKQIPSDFFRKGDNVRGIIESVELKGSKPSIIMSRSSPKFLEQLFFQEIPEVFDGLITIKKAVRIPGEKAKVAVDSYDDRIDPVGACVGMKGSRIHGIVRELGNENIDVINWTGNPQLLVTRALSPARVSSVKLDDEKMTAQVYLRPEEVSKAIGRGGHNIRLAGQLTGYEIDVFREGVEEDVELTEFSDEIEGWVIEEFKKIGMDTARSVLEQDVDDLVKRTDLEEETITEVVRILKEELED; encoded by the coding sequence ATGGAGAATATTGCGCTGATCGAATCCTTTTCGGAATTTAAGGACGATAAGTTCATAGACAGGGTAACACTTATGGCAATTTTGGAGGATGTATTCCGAAATGCCTTAAAGAAAAAATTTGGGTCTGATGATAACTTTGATATCATCATTAATCCGGATAAGGGAGATTTGGAGATTTGGAGAAATCGTGTAGTTGTTGAGGATGGTGAGGTAGAAGAGCCAAACGAAGAAATATCATTGTCCGAGGCACGTAAAATCGAACCTGATTTTGAAGTCGGTGAAGATGTATCCGAAGAGGTGAAGTTGATGCATTTGGGGCGAAGGGCTATTTTGGCGTTGCGTCAAAACTTGATTTCCAAAATACATGAGCACGATAATACCACAATATACAAGCAATTTAAGGACCTAGAGGGCGAAATATATACCGCTGAGGTACACCATATTCGCCATAAGGCCATTATTTTGTTGGATGACGAAGGTAACGAGATTATTCTTCCGAAGGACAAACAGATCCCTTCTGACTTTTTTAGAAAAGGGGATAACGTGCGTGGGATTATTGAAAGTGTGGAATTGAAGGGAAGTAAACCTTCCATCATAATGTCCAGAAGCTCCCCTAAGTTTTTGGAGCAGCTCTTCTTTCAGGAAATACCCGAAGTTTTCGATGGCTTGATCACCATTAAAAAAGCGGTACGTATTCCAGGTGAAAAAGCAAAGGTGGCCGTTGATTCCTATGATGACCGTATTGATCCGGTAGGTGCTTGTGTAGGTATGAAAGGGTCAAGAATACACGGTATCGTTCGTGAATTGGGCAATGAAAATATAGATGTCATCAACTGGACTGGTAATCCACAATTGTTGGTGACCAGGGCCTTGAGTCCGGCTAGGGTATCATCGGTCAAACTCGATGACGAAAAAATGACGGCTCAGGTATATCTAAGACCTGAGGAAGTTTCAAAGGCCATAGGTCGTGGAGGTCATAACATACGCTTGGCGGGTCAATTAACGGGTTACGAGATAGATGTTTTCCGCGAAGGGGTAGAGGAAGATGTAGAGCTTACCGAATTTTCGGATGAAATTGAAGGTTGGGTTATCGAGGAATTCAAGAAAATAGGTATGGATACGGCACGAAGCGTGCTGGAACAAGACGTTGACGATTTGGTAAAACGTACAGATCTGGAAGAGGAAACAATTACAGAAGTTGTGCGTATACTAAAAGAAGAATTAGAAGATTAG
- the rimP gene encoding ribosome assembly cofactor RimP produces MLKDKVTQLLNDVLEENKSLFLIDFSITSDNKIKIIIDGDEGVAVQDCMLVSRAIEHNLDREEEDFSLEVASAGAASPIVNPRQYLKNIGRKLEVKLPENQIEGNLTAATNETITLEWKAREPKPVGKGKVTVQKKQEIAISDILEAKVVLKF; encoded by the coding sequence ATGTTGAAGGATAAGGTAACGCAACTTTTAAATGATGTTCTAGAGGAAAACAAATCACTTTTTTTGATTGATTTCTCAATAACATCGGACAACAAGATAAAAATTATAATCGATGGTGATGAAGGTGTTGCCGTTCAGGACTGTATGTTGGTCAGTAGGGCCATAGAGCATAATTTGGATAGGGAAGAAGAGGATTTTTCTTTAGAAGTAGCTTCAGCAGGAGCGGCTTCCCCTATCGTAAATCCAAGACAGTACTTAAAAAATATAGGTAGAAAATTAGAGGTTAAGCTTCCGGAAAATCAAATTGAGGGAAACCTTACCGCTGCCACAAACGAAACGATAACCCTGGAGTGGAAGGCAAGAGAGCCCAAGCCCGTTGGAAAGGGTAAAGTTACAGTCCAGAAAAAGCAGGAAATTGCAATTTCTGATATATTAGAAGCAAAAGTTGTATTAAAATTTTAA
- a CDS encoding cation:proton antiporter domain-containing protein, translating to MDILSSYNLIIEASVIVILSFWFNGISKKTNIPSVLMLIILGIILQYVLKYFVPEAMDFSGGLELLGIVGLIMIVLEAALELELKREKLVPILKSMAIALLGLVGSAYVAALILHQFIEGMTMQSAWLYATPLSILSSAIIIPSVSGLSEEKKEFHIYESTFSDIMGIMMFYYLIGGLNPAEDAGVAGFAGNLVLTVVIGLVASYAIILIFQQIKSQAKLFLLIAVLLLLYAIGKKLHLSSLIIILIFGLVIANVKLFFPGKMAVFLEDEKIKQIYHELHIITLETAFVVRTFFFVVFGLTIVISSLFSFNVALISVLIVVSIYIIRFLILRVFIGKDILPQLFVAPRGLITVLLFYAIPTKAQVANFESGILLFVIIATSLIMTWAMIKDKRKMKTILDEIDEEYMERNKTEDILREKASESPSMDDVVENDTPDGLNPEDKQMD from the coding sequence ATGGATATTTTATCTTCTTATAACCTAATCATTGAAGCATCGGTAATCGTTATTCTTTCTTTTTGGTTTAACGGTATTTCCAAAAAAACAAACATCCCTTCTGTACTGATGCTCATTATATTGGGCATTATACTTCAATATGTTTTAAAATATTTTGTGCCCGAAGCAATGGATTTTTCCGGAGGCCTGGAACTATTGGGTATAGTAGGGCTGATCATGATTGTTTTGGAGGCCGCACTAGAATTGGAACTAAAGCGTGAAAAACTGGTTCCCATTCTTAAATCAATGGCCATCGCCTTATTGGGACTGGTGGGCTCCGCTTATGTAGCAGCTTTGATTTTGCACCAGTTCATAGAGGGTATGACCATGCAATCCGCTTGGTTGTATGCCACACCGCTTTCCATACTTTCAAGTGCGATCATTATTCCCAGTGTCAGCGGACTCTCTGAGGAAAAAAAGGAGTTTCATATTTATGAAAGCACTTTCTCCGATATTATGGGGATTATGATGTTTTATTATCTGATCGGCGGACTAAACCCCGCAGAAGATGCCGGAGTTGCGGGGTTTGCCGGCAATCTGGTTTTAACGGTTGTTATAGGTCTGGTTGCTAGCTATGCCATTATTTTGATATTTCAGCAAATAAAGAGCCAGGCTAAACTGTTTTTATTGATAGCCGTGCTATTGTTATTATACGCCATTGGGAAAAAGTTGCACTTATCGTCATTGATCATTATCCTGATTTTTGGACTCGTTATCGCCAATGTCAAATTATTTTTCCCCGGTAAAATGGCTGTCTTTTTAGAGGATGAAAAAATAAAGCAAATTTATCATGAGCTACACATCATCACATTGGAAACCGCTTTCGTGGTCCGTACCTTTTTCTTTGTGGTCTTTGGATTGACCATCGTTATTTCTTCTTTATTCAGTTTTAATGTGGCATTGATAAGTGTACTTATTGTTGTTTCAATCTACATTATCAGGTTTTTGATTCTTCGCGTTTTTATAGGCAAGGATATTCTACCCCAACTTTTTGTTGCCCCAAGGGGATTGATTACCGTTCTCCTATTTTATGCGATACCCACTAAAGCACAGGTAGCTAATTTTGAATCGGGCATTTTGCTTTTTGTCATTATAGCCACTAGTTTGATCATGACCTGGGCCATGATAAAAGACAAGAGGAAAATGAAAACGATTTTGGATGAAATTGATGAAGAATATATGGAACGCAATAAGACAGAGGATATTTTGAGGGAAAAAGCTTCAGAAAGTCCTTCAATGGATGATGTGGTGGAAAATGATACACCCGATGGTTTGAATCCCGAAGACAAACAAATGGATTAA
- a CDS encoding GumC family protein, translating to MKESYYVLDNEEESFKIKENVQKYAQYWRWFLLAIVISFILGFLYLRYAPTIYESTAKIKIIDDSKELDIATDPLSALTGGSKINMDNEIEVLKSYRLLQQVVNSLDLEISYYEVGNIKTRRIFKAPFDIVKLFPDDSLKTNVIFDVSFETSPPKISDDQGVVQALDSSVTIFDKTRFPVEVRLKSKALASQFRSKNFEVVINKKKETVLNLSKRLEVNTTNKNSEVLSLLLKSESPELSEAILNGIIYKFDQDGILDRQLVSKRTIDFIDNRFIFLTEELDSIESGKKDFKKSNNLSYIEADAGITMQQKSIAENDVFEIETQIALSKLLKKALVKESSYDLLPADIGLENNSINSLVSEYNKMALEREKLITSAGLNNPTVKILSDQLKRGKLNIVNTVDIYQDQLNISLGQMQQQQFKAGTVFSELPEKEMTLRAIERQQSIKENLFLILLQKREEAAINFAVTAPSVKVVDYGLTKMNPISPKKPIVYAVCLFLGLLVPFGFLFVKFSLDDKIKSKADLEKLSSDIPVLAEIPSIKNPNSFFEANERSIRAESFKILGTNVNFLLPKQPDNYCKTIYVTSAIKGEGKTFIAHNLSMAYASLRKKVLLIGADLRNPQLHNFFDIDKNTTGLSDFLYNPHIDWRTCVNKGHDRFYEICFSGPIPPNASELIANENFEKFLDLARKHYDYVIVDTAPTVLVADTLLMSEYADITVFVTRANFTDKRLIEFSKDLHKNKKLKNMAFVLNDITFNKKSGYNYGYEYGYGSKN from the coding sequence ATGAAAGAATCATATTATGTATTGGATAATGAAGAGGAGTCGTTCAAAATAAAGGAGAACGTACAAAAATACGCTCAGTATTGGCGTTGGTTCTTGTTGGCTATCGTTATCTCCTTTATACTTGGTTTTTTATATTTGCGATATGCACCTACGATATACGAGTCAACAGCTAAGATAAAGATCATTGATGACAGTAAAGAGCTTGATATCGCGACTGATCCCTTATCTGCTTTGACCGGTGGCAGCAAAATAAATATGGACAATGAGATTGAGGTGCTCAAATCCTATCGTTTGTTGCAGCAGGTGGTGAATTCCCTTGATCTTGAAATTTCATATTACGAGGTAGGAAATATCAAGACAAGGAGAATTTTTAAGGCTCCTTTCGATATCGTAAAACTGTTTCCGGACGATAGTCTAAAAACCAATGTCATATTTGACGTGTCTTTTGAGACCAGCCCTCCCAAGATTAGTGATGATCAAGGAGTTGTTCAAGCTCTTGATTCATCTGTAACTATTTTCGATAAAACACGTTTTCCTGTTGAGGTGCGCTTAAAAAGCAAAGCACTTGCTTCTCAATTCAGAAGTAAAAATTTTGAAGTCGTCATAAATAAAAAGAAAGAGACCGTTCTTAATTTATCAAAACGCTTAGAGGTAAATACTACCAATAAAAACAGTGAAGTCCTTTCATTGTTGTTGAAAAGTGAGAGTCCGGAACTTTCCGAAGCCATACTAAACGGTATTATATACAAATTTGATCAAGACGGTATACTTGACCGCCAGTTGGTTTCGAAAAGAACTATCGATTTTATTGATAATAGATTCATTTTTCTAACCGAAGAATTAGATTCTATTGAATCTGGCAAAAAAGACTTCAAAAAATCAAACAATCTATCCTACATTGAAGCGGATGCCGGTATTACCATGCAGCAAAAATCAATTGCCGAAAATGATGTTTTTGAGATAGAGACCCAGATCGCTTTATCGAAATTATTGAAAAAGGCTCTCGTAAAGGAGTCATCATACGACCTTCTGCCCGCTGATATAGGATTGGAGAACAATAGTATTAATAGTTTGGTCTCGGAATACAATAAAATGGCACTGGAGAGAGAAAAGCTAATTACCAGTGCAGGACTGAACAACCCAACTGTGAAGATTCTTTCCGATCAGTTGAAAAGGGGTAAACTTAACATTGTCAATACCGTAGATATATATCAAGACCAACTCAATATTTCTCTTGGCCAAATGCAACAACAGCAATTTAAGGCCGGAACCGTATTTTCTGAATTACCGGAAAAAGAGATGACTCTAAGGGCCATAGAGCGCCAACAAAGCATCAAGGAAAACCTTTTCCTCATATTATTACAAAAACGTGAAGAGGCTGCTATCAATTTTGCCGTTACCGCACCCTCGGTCAAAGTCGTTGATTACGGTTTGACCAAGATGAATCCTATCTCCCCAAAAAAGCCGATTGTTTATGCAGTTTGCCTTTTTTTGGGATTGTTGGTTCCTTTTGGCTTTCTTTTTGTAAAATTCTCATTGGACGATAAAATCAAGAGTAAAGCCGATTTGGAAAAACTAAGTTCAGATATTCCAGTATTGGCAGAAATTCCCTCGATAAAAAATCCAAATAGTTTTTTTGAGGCCAACGAGAGATCTATTAGAGCGGAATCTTTTAAGATTCTAGGCACCAACGTGAATTTTCTCCTGCCCAAACAACCAGATAATTATTGCAAGACTATTTACGTAACATCAGCGATAAAGGGAGAGGGTAAAACATTTATAGCCCATAACCTTTCCATGGCTTACGCCAGTCTTAGAAAAAAAGTACTATTGATAGGCGCAGATTTACGTAACCCTCAATTACATAATTTTTTTGATATTGATAAGAATACTACCGGACTTTCAGATTTTCTATACAATCCACACATAGATTGGAGAACATGTGTCAACAAAGGTCACGATAGATTTTACGAAATTTGTTTTAGCGGTCCTATACCGCCGAATGCATCGGAGTTAATTGCCAATGAAAATTTCGAAAAGTTTTTAGACCTTGCAAGAAAGCATTATGATTATGTAATAGTCGATACTGCGCCCACAGTCTTGGTGGCTGACACACTTCTTATGTCCGAGTATGCAGATATTACCGTTTTTGTAACAAGGGCAAACTTTACTGATAAGCGTTTAATCGAGTTTTCAAAGGATTTACATAAAAATAAAAAATTGAAAAATATGGCTTTTGTTTTGAATGATATAACATTCAATAAAAAAAGTGGGTATAACTACGGCTACGAATACGGTTACGGTAGTAAAAACTAA
- a CDS encoding polysaccharide biosynthesis/export family protein, which yields MNKNIFISAFVVMILQSCASKKDVLYFQDAEAHSVENIIYNSSKIQPNDILSIVVGASVPETTYPYNVQSSAAGVNLNLDVLQLQGYLVSNEGFIDFPVLGKIKVLGETIDDLEIALQKRLEKGGHLIDPTVSVRILNAKVTVLGEVKVPGTYTFTEQNISLPQALGYAGDLTINGERKDILIIREESGVRNIARIDLTTADWFGSPYYYIKPNDVIVVNPNNPKVKSAGFIGNAGTVLTIASLILTSVVLITR from the coding sequence AACAAAAACATATTCATTTCAGCATTTGTGGTTATGATTCTGCAATCTTGTGCGAGCAAAAAAGACGTTCTCTATTTTCAGGACGCTGAGGCCCATTCGGTCGAGAATATAATTTATAACAGTTCAAAAATACAGCCCAACGATATTTTGAGTATCGTGGTCGGTGCTTCTGTTCCTGAAACGACCTATCCTTACAATGTACAATCATCGGCAGCTGGGGTCAATTTAAATTTAGATGTGCTACAACTACAAGGTTATTTGGTATCCAACGAAGGTTTTATAGATTTTCCGGTATTGGGAAAAATCAAGGTCCTTGGGGAAACTATCGACGACCTTGAAATTGCTTTACAAAAACGTTTGGAAAAAGGAGGGCATCTAATAGACCCTACGGTCAGTGTAAGAATATTGAATGCCAAAGTAACCGTGTTGGGAGAAGTAAAAGTACCGGGCACTTACACATTTACCGAACAAAATATATCTTTGCCCCAAGCGTTGGGTTATGCGGGAGATCTCACCATAAATGGGGAACGCAAAGACATTTTGATTATACGTGAAGAAAGTGGTGTCCGCAACATAGCGCGTATTGATCTTACGACCGCCGATTGGTTCGGTAGCCCGTACTACTATATTAAACCTAATGATGTAATTGTAGTTAACCCGAACAACCCTAAAGTTAAAAGTGCAGGTTTCATAGGTAATGCAGGTACTGTTTTGACTATTGCATCGTTAATATTGACTTCGGTAGTCTTAATCACAAGATAA